A window from Vigna angularis cultivar LongXiaoDou No.4 chromosome 7, ASM1680809v1, whole genome shotgun sequence encodes these proteins:
- the LOC108337226 gene encoding putative pentatricopeptide repeat-containing protein At1g09680 gives MAMALNLKIKLYHDFESLCSCVGLNLHHLPFSSLSFFPYEDHDLLCAISEAIQDSQNKHNHDYSQNPRLRRILPSLTTRHVANLITLNPLSLSPSSLLSFFNYLASRPPFRHTLHSYCTMLHFLYLHRMLPEAHSLLSFLVSRKGSNSASSLFSSIIRTMPPRHHSAGIVFDALMCAYVDSGFIPDAVECFRLVTKNKFPVPVRGCENLLRHVVRLKPLEVERSWGLYLEVLDSGYPAKIYFFNVLMHGFCKVGDVGNARLVFDEIPKRGLRPTVVSFNTLISGCCKVGNVEEGFRLKGVMESEGIYPDVFTFSALINGLCKEGRLDEGSLLFDEMRGRRLVPNGVTFTTLIDGQCKGGKVDLALKNFQMMLAEGVRPDLVTYNALLNGLCKVGDLKEARRLLDEMSASGLKPDKITFTTLIDGCCKDGEMESALEIKRRMVEEGIELDDVAFTALISGLCRDGRVHDAERMLRDMLSAGFKPDDSTYTIVIDCFCKKGDVKAGFKLLKEMQRNGHRPGVVTYNALMNGMCKQGQMKNAKMLLDAMLNLGVAPNDITYNILLDGHCKHGSSVDVDSFNSEKGLVADYATYKALLNESSNNTSKDRLKR, from the coding sequence ATGGCCATGGCCCTCAACTTGAAAATCAAACTGTATCATGACTTTGAATCCCTTTGTTCCTGCGTTGGCCTTAACCTTCACCATCTTCCATTttcctctctctcattcttcccCTACGAAGACCACGACCTTCTATGCGCAATCTCCGAAGCAATCCAAGATTCCCAGAACAAACACAACCATGATTACTCTCAGAACCCAAGACTCCGGCGCATCCTCCCTTCCCTTACGACGCGCCACGTCGCCAACCTCATCACCCTCAACCCTCTCTCCCTCTCCCCTTCCTccctcctctccttcttcaacTACCTCGCATCGCGACCTCCCTTTCGCCACACGCTCCATTCCTACTGCACCATGCTGCACTTCCTCTACCTCCACCGAATGCTACCCGAAGCACACTCCCTTCTTTCCTTCCTTGTTTCGCGAAAAGGATCCAACTCCGcttcttcccttttctcttcCATTATCCGCACCATGCCTCCTCGTCACCACTCCGCTGGCATAGTCTTCGATGCTCTAATGTGCGCTTACGTTGATTCCGGGTTTATACCCGACGCTGTTGAGTGTTTCCGTTTGGTTACGAAGAATAAGTTCCCCGTCCCGGTTCGCGGTTGCGAGAATCTGCTTCGTCACGTGGTCAGGTTGAAACCCCTTGAAGTTGAGCGTTCCTGGGGTTTATATTTGGAGGTTTTGGATTCTGGGTATCCggcaaaaatttatttttttaacgttTTGATGCATGGGTTTTGCAAAGTTGGTGACGTTGGTAATGCGCGGTTGGTGTTCGATGAAATTCCCAAAAGGGGTTTGCGGCCGACGGTTGTTAGTTTTAATACTTTGATTAGTGGGTGTTGTAAAGTGGGGAATGTGGAGGAGGGTTTTCGGTTGAAGGGTGTTATGGAGAGTGAGGGAATATATCCTGATGTCTTCACTTTCAGCGCTTTGATCAATGGCTTGTGTAAGGAGGGTAGGTTGGATGAGGGGAGTCTTTTGTTTGATGAGATGCGCGGGAGAAGATTGGTTCCGAATGGTGTTACATTCACTACTTTGATTGATGGGCAGTGCAAAGGTGGGAAAGTTGACTTGGCTTTGAAGAATTTTCAGATGATGCTGGCTGAGGGTGTTAGACCTGACTTGGTTACGTATAATGCATTGCTCAATGGTCTATGTAAGGTTGGAGATTTAAAGGAGGCTAGGCGGCTTCTGGATGAGATGAGTGCGAGTGGTTTGAAGCCTGACAAGATCACCTTCACTACACTGATTGATGGATGTTGCAAGGATGGAGAAATGGAATCTGCGTTGGAGATTAAAAGGAGAATGGTTGAAGAGGGGATTGAACTTGATGATGTAGCTTTCACAGCGCTTATCTCTGGGCTTTGTAGAGATGGGAGAGTTCATGATGCGGAGAGAATGTTAAGAGACATGCTGAGTGCTGGTTTCAAACCGGATGATTCAACGTATACCATAGTAATTGATTGCTTTTGTAAGAAGGGTGATGTTAAGGCGGGATTCAAGTTGCTCAAGGAGATGCAACGCAATGGACATAGGCCAGGAGTTGTCACGTATAATGCGCTAATGAATGGAATGTGCAAGCAAGGTCAGATGAAAAATGCTAAAATGCTGTTAGATGCAATGCTTAATTTGGGGGTGGCTCCAAACGATATTACGTATAACATTTTACTAGATGGTCATTGCAAGCATGGAAGCTCAGTTGATGTTGACTCATTTAATTCTGAGAAAGGACTTGTTGCAGATTATGCTACATATAAAGCACTTCTTAATGAATCAAGTAATAATACTTCAAAAGATCGCCTAAAGAGATGA